One segment of Carassius auratus strain Wakin chromosome 2, ASM336829v1, whole genome shotgun sequence DNA contains the following:
- the LOC113119533 gene encoding apolipoprotein D-like, which yields MQALQVLSLTLLSVLAVSAQTISSGKCPQPSVQQNFDPARYMGRWHEIMKIPAPFQLGDCCQATYTLSDGIVLVRNDELLANGTVSFIEGTAKIVDASEPAKLEVSFFEDAPPGPYWVLATDYDNYTLVYSCSDFAGLFHAEYSWIMSRTRTLPKETVSELLGILKSHGINTDVFTETDQRLELCSSMP from the exons ATGCAGGCTCTTCAGGTTCTGTCTCTGACTCTGCTGTCTGTGCTGGCGGTCAGCGCTCAGACCATCAGCTCTGGAAAATGTCCACAGCCATCTGTTCAGCAAAACTTTGATCCTGCTAGG TACATGGGCAGATGGCATGAGATCATGAAGATTCCAGCCCCATTCCAGTTGGGAGACTGTTGCCAGGCCACTTACACTCTGAGTGATGGTATTGTGCTGGTTCGAAATGATGAGCTTCT TGCTAATGGCACTGTCAGCTTCATTGAGGGAACTGCCAAGATTGTTGATGCATCAGAGCCTGCCAAACTTGAAGTCAGCTTCTTTGAAG ATGCTCCTCCTGGCCCCTACTGGGTGCTGGCTACTGATTATGACAACTACACCCTGGTTTACTCTTGCTCTGATTTCGCCGGGCTCTTTCACGCTGAGTATTCCTGGATCATGAGCAGAACCCGCACACTTCCAAAAGAGACCGTCTCTGAGCTGTTAGGCATCCTCAAATCCCATGGCATCAACACTGATGTTTTCACTGAGACCGACCAGAGACTGGAGCTGTGCAGCAGCATGCCTTGA